The Fictibacillus arsenicus genome contains a region encoding:
- a CDS encoding cupredoxin domain-containing protein produces MLKKSLWLAAIAVLAIGILAACGGGKDKEEGSKKAEETVTIEAKNFEFDQKEYKIPANKDVALKLENVDGNHALMIEGEDVNIAGGSSDVVNLKPGEYTLRCSIPCGNGHADMVSTLVVE; encoded by the coding sequence AGTTCTTGCTATCGGTATCCTGGCAGCTTGCGGTGGAGGTAAAGATAAAGAAGAAGGTTCTAAAAAAGCAGAAGAAACAGTAACAATCGAAGCGAAGAACTTTGAGTTTGATCAAAAAGAATACAAAATCCCAGCAAATAAAGATGTTGCTCTAAAACTAGAAAACGTTGACGGAAATCATGCTCTTATGATTGAAGGGGAAGATGTAAACATCGCAGGCGGATCGTCTGATGTTGTTAACTTAAAACCAGGTGAATATACACTTCGCTGCAGCATTCCATGCGGAAACGGACATGCAGACATGGTTTCAACGCTTGTAGTTGAATGA